The DNA window CGGATGTGGCCGGTCCTATGGTCGCTACGATTTTCGTTCGCAATTCAAATCCCCGGGTTCAGCATTCATGCACGAGCACACCGGCGACGACGGTCGCGGTGCAGCGCATGTCCATGATCATGTCCAGATCCGCGCACGGGTCGTGGTCCCATGCGGCGAAATCGGCCAGCGCACCGGCTGCGAGCGAGCCGGCGGGTGCGGCGAGCCCTGCGGCGCGGGCCGGTCCGATGGTGTATGCGCGGAGCGCGTCCATCGGCGCGATTCGTTCGGAGGGGTACCACCCGGCGCTCGGAGCGCCGCTCGTGTCCTGCCGTTTCACGGCGGCAGCGAGTCCGCGTCGTGGGTCGACCGGTTCCACAGGCACATCGGACCCGAAGGCGAGGATCGTGCCGCAGCGGAGGAGCGAACCGAATGCGTACGTGCCGCGCGCACGGCGTTCGCCCCAGTGGCGGTCGGCGATGGACCAGTCCGTCATCAGGTGCGCAGGCTGCATGGAGCAGATGATGCCTGCTGCGACCGCGTCCCCGAGCCTCTCGACCGGGCAGCACTGCAGGTGCTCGATGCGATGCGGCATGGCGCTCACGCGCACAGCGGGATCGCCGAGCACATCCAGCGCCAGGCTGACTGCCGCGTCGCCGATCGCATGAACTGTCGACGCGATGCCGTGGCTCGACGCGCGCCGCACGATGTGTGCGAACTCGTCCGGCTCCATCGTCCGCATGCCGCAGCCTGAGCTGCCCTCATACGGCTCGCGCATCCATGCCGTGCGCGAACCGAGTGCGCCATCCAGGAACATCTTCACGGCACCGGTGCGGATCCACTCGTCGCCGGCGCCGCTGCGCGCACCGGCTGAGATCGCTGCATCGAGCTGATCGAGCGCCATGTGCTGCAGGATGCGAAGACGCAGCCCGTCACGGTCACGAAGCGAGGTCAGCACGTGCAGCGGGTCGGGCTCGATGAGATGGATGCCGGGGAAGGAATGAATGCCCGTGATACCCAGCGCATGCAGCTCCGTCTGCGCATAGCGCACCGCAGCCACGGCATCCGCGA is part of the Longimicrobiales bacterium genome and encodes:
- a CDS encoding amidohydrolase; protein product: MSVAALEHGHDLLVVADRIHTCAAAGTVDALLIRGGRIAAAGAFDELHAAAAGARTLDLRGSTITPGLTDAHAHLTEWAFARREADLSAARSPADAALQVATAQGNPAAARGSRSATGTGPWVRGRGWNPHLWDTAPHRSLLDEHFPDRPVALQSHDMHALWVNSAALRVTGIDRGTPHPEGGTIVRDEHGEATGLLLEWAGRLVTDRIEPPGLADAVAAVRYAQTELHALGITGIHSFPGIHLIEPDPLHVLTSLRDRDGLRLRILQHMALDQLDAAISAGARSGAGDEWIRTGAVKMFLDGALGSRTAWMREPYEGSSGCGMRTMEPDEFAHIVRRASSHGIASTVHAIGDAAVSLALDVLGDPAVRVSAMPHRIEHLQCCPVERLGDAVAAGIICSMQPAHLMTDWSIADRHWGERRARGTYAFGSLLRCGTILAFGSDVPVEPVDPRRGLAAAVKRQDTSGAPSAGWYPSERIAPMDALRAYTIGPARAAGLAAPAGSLAAGALADFAAWDHDPCADLDMIMDMRCTATVVAGVLVHEC